AAGGAAGGGGAAAATGAAAGAACCGCCTACCTTTATATAGAATTTAAAAAGGGTGATAGATACCTTACTTTTGGCATGGGGTTAAAAGGGGTTAAAGGTAAGCCTGTAGATTCCTGGTATTTTATTATTACCGATGGTAGAAGGGTAAAAAAAGATTTTTTCCTTTACCTAGATAAAGGATATGAAAAGATCCCATTAACAAAGAGGGAACTTAAAAATCGCTTAGGTGAAGGAAACTTTTATACTGAGAGTCAAAAGGAGTACAAAGGAAAGGTCAACGAATTTTTATATGGTTTCAGTGACCTTGATGATTTTGATGAATTGATGGATTTACTTATCAATATCCGCAGCCCTAAACTTTCTAAAGATTTTAAACCTACCACTATATACGGTATTTTAGAGAACTCTTTGAGACAGTTAACGGAAGATGATCTCCGTCCTATGTCGGAAGCCTTGGAAAACATGGATAATATTGGCGAAAGGATAAATAGGCTAGAAGAATCATTAAAAGCTTTAAAGGGGTTAGCTACCCCTTATGAGAACTACAACATTTATATAGTTTATGAAAAGGCTAAAGGATATTTAGAGAAATATCGGGAAATCCAAAGGTTAAACAAACAAATAAATGATTTGACAGAAGAGGTAGTAAAAGGGCAAAAAGAAGGTCAAAGATTAACAGAACAATTGGCAGAACTTAAAAATGAGTTGGCACTAGCAGAAGAAAAACTTAAGGAATTTGCCCGGAGTGATATTAAAGATGTCCGGGATGAATTGGAAAAAATAACTATAGAATTAGAGGAAGGGTACCGGAATAAAAAGGGTAAAAATGAAGAGCTAGAACGGAAAAAAGGGTTGCTTAGGGAAAAGGAATTAGATAAAGATAAATATAATTCCCGGTTAAGGGAAATTGTAGAGCAAATAGCTGTGTTACTATCAGAACTAGATGATTACGGAAAAGAAAGTTCTTATGAAGGCCACTGGCTATATAAAGAAGATCTTAATTTAAAGATGTTAGCAGAGGGAGCAAAGGAACATCGAAAAAAAATTAAAAGGGGTAAAGGGGTATTAGAAAAATATGAAGGGAAAAAAAGGGATATGGAAAAACTGTTACAAAAGGGGGATAGAGTAAAAAGGGAGATAGATAGTGCTGAAAACAAGCTGCGGGAAAGTGAAGAATATTTAACCCAAGTTAAAGAAGAATATGTGGAAAATGTTGTGAATTGGAGCAAAAACAACATGTTTATGGTTTTAGAGGACAGCATTTTTCAACAAATATCTAAAGACGTCTTTTCTTTGGAAAATAGAGAAGGGTTATCTTCCTTGAATAACAGAGTAGTAGACTTATACCATAGGCTCAAAGGGAATAGAACGGGGCAAATAGAGGTATGTAATGTAACTATTAAAGGATATGAGGAGAAGATAGAGGAGTTAATGGTCAAAATTCAGCAGTTAGAAGCAGGAAAAGAAATTGAATTTCCTAAAGATCAAGAAGTTATTAAAAATAGGGAAAGATTAAAAGAAATGGGGATTCCTTTCCTTCCCTTTTACAAAGGGGTAGATTTTAAAGGTGAAATATGTGAAGAAATTAAAACTAAAGTGGAAGCTGCCCTACTAGATATGGGGATTTTAGATGGATTGATCATCCCGGAAAAATATAAAAATCTAATTTTTGAAGCCGATGGCGGTTGTGATAAATATCTTTTTCCAGAACCTTCTTTTTTGAGTCATAATATTAGTCAATATTTAAAGGTAGATTCAACGGAACTGAATGGTGAGATTACCTTTGAAGATGTTGAAATGGTGCTACAAAGCATTCAACTGGAAAATAACGGTATCACTTATGTAGATGAAAAGGGGAATTACGGTATCGGTGTAATTAGGGGTAAAGGGAAAAAAGAATATAGTTTAAAATATATTGGAGAATCGGCTAGAAAAAATCACCGTCTTAAGGAGATAGCACTGTTAAAAGAAAAAATTGAGGAATATCAAAGGTTAATAGATGGAGAAAAGGAAAAAATAGCTCTGCTAACTGGAGAAATTGAAAAAATAGAAAAAGAGTTAAAGATTTATCCTTCAAGTGGTGATATTTTAAAGGGAATGGAAATTGTCGATGAAGAAAGGGATAACCTTAATAAACTGCAAAGGGAATTAAAGGGCATTTTAGAAGAAAAAGAGGAACTAGCTAAAGAATTAGAAGAGCTCAAAAAAGAAGTGTTTACAATCACTGAAGGATTAACTATTGAAAAAACTGTTCAAAGTTATTTAATGGCGGAACAGGGGATAGAAGACTATATCTTTACATTGAATGATTTACAAACTTTGCTCAATAGTAAAAAGGATACGGAAGAGTTGTTGACTACAACTGAGGAAAGGGTTAGGGAATTAGAAGATGATTTAGATAGAATTTTAGGGGAATTAGATAGGTTATATAAATTTATTAAGGATAAGGAACTTAGAAAACAGGCATGTGAACAGCGGTTAGCAGAACTGGGATATGAAGAACTAAAAAGGGAAATAGATTTTTGTTATCAAATAAAAGAAAAAAATCCCAGAGAAATTGAAAGATGTAATATTGACAAGGCAAGGTTAGAGGAACGGCTTAACAATTTCCAAAAGAGAATTTCTGAAATAACAGAACAACTAGAGAAAGAAGAAAAATTCTTAGCAGTTTATCGGGACATTTTAGAAAAGGAAGTACAATTAGGTTATGTATTTACTCAAGATAAGGCTAAAGATTTATATGAACTTTCCTTAAAGATAGAAAAGGATTATTCATATATAGCAAAAAAAAGTAAAGGAGAGTATGAAGACAATCTTTATCAAAGTTTTTTAAGGAACAACGGTATTTTACGGGATTATTTCCCGAAATTTACTACTATAAATTTATCCACCATAGGTGACGGTAGTGAGACTTTAGATGATAAATATCAACAATTGTATAATGAAAGTAGTAGAAAAGATTATCGTTTTAGAGTAGAAGGAAAAGAAGTTGACCTATTTTTGTTAACTGAAAGGATAAGTAAAGAATTAGAAGAAAACCAACTACTTCTTACCGATAAAGAAAAGGAGTTTTTCCAAAATATTTTAATAAAAACAGTTTCTAAAAAAGTTAGTGCTAAAATCCATCATTCTAGGAATTGGATTAAAAGAATGAATATAATTATGGGTTCAATGAACACATCTAGTACCCTCAAATTAAGTTTAAAATGGGTAGCTAAAAAGGCAGATAATGAATTACAATTAGATACTAACAGGTTAATCGAAATTTTAGAAAAAGAAGTGATTGAAGCTAAAGATATAGAACATTTATCTCAACACTTTTCTTCAAGGGTTAGGGAGATTTTACGGCAAAGTGAAGATGGTGAGAGGAAAAATTATTATACAGTAATAAAAGAGATTTTAGATTATCGGAAATGGTATGAGTTTAAACTCTACAGTAGTAAAGAAGGGGAAAGGGAAAAGGAACTAACAAATAATGCCTTTTATCAATTAAGTGGTGGTGAAAAGGCTATGGCTATGTACGTTCCCCTCTTTACCGCAGTCTATTCCCGTTACGACAAAGCAAAAAAGGATTGTCCTAGGATTGTGGCATTAGATGAAGCCTTTGCCGGTGTAGATGAAGAAAATATCCGGGATATGTTTAGGGTGTTAAAGGAGATGGATTTAGATTACCTATTAAATTCCCAGGTGTTGTGGGGGACTTACGACACAGTAGAAAATTTAGCTATTGCCCAAATAGAAAGGCCGGACAATTCAGAATACGTCTGTGTCAGCCGTTATCTGTGGAAAGGCAAAGAAATAAAATATTTAGGATAGGTGGGATAAATGGAGGATAAATTAGAAAGTTTAGAGTGGGAAATGGCCCTTTTTCTTAAAAACAATCAAAAAAGATATGGTAGGTTTATGGAAAAGATCAAAGAAAAATACCAATCATTAGGGGTTATTGGCGGTACAATAATTATTAAAAATATCAATGATGAAGAAAGGAATTTATTGTGTAAAATTGACAGTAAATATTTAGAAGGAAAGGATTGTAAGATAACTGTAAAAAAGTTCTTTGGGATTTTTAACAATACTAAATTTGCCCAATGTGACTTTGAAGATGTTTTGAAACTGTACTTTGATAATAACTTGCAAACTAGCAAAGAGCGGCAAAGGATAAAGGAGGAAAATAAAGAAAAGTTTTTCCAAGGGATATTAGATGAGTTTTCTAACACTCCCGGTGGAAATTGGTTAAAAAATGTTTTGTCTCAAAAGGAGTATGGTTATCAAAGGATCATTAGGGAGTATGAGGAAGATAAAGGTAATTTAAAAACAGTATTACAAAGGGTGATAGTAGGGTTAAATACCCTGTATAATTTTGATAAAAAGGAAAGATTAGCTATTTTTTCTTCTAAAATCACCAAAGACCCCCACTTTTTTGATGATGGCACTTTAGCAGGTCAGTTGCTACTGTATGGGTTAGCCTATTTTTCAAAAATCTCTTTTCCAGAAAATAGTGAAGAAAAAATTGAGTTGTTATATAGCTATGGACTGTTTAAAGATGAAGTTTCCAATTATACCCTATGTGGAAATATTGAGGCTTTTACCTCTGACGGTAAACACCTTGGTATAGAAGGATTTGTTGTTAAAGGTGAACCTATTCAGTTAAATCTTTGGAATTTAGCAGCACTCAAAAAAATTACTTGTCGAAAGGATGTTATCTTTGTTTTTGAAAACCCCTCTGTTTTTAGTGAAGTATTGTTAAAAACAAAAAATTTAAAACCCTCCTTATTATGTACAGCAGGGGTAGTAAAACTAGCTTCATTGGCATTTTTAGATAAAGTTGTAGAACATGGAGGTAAAATATATTATTCTGGGGATTTTGATCCAGAAGGGCTGCTTATAGGGGATAAATTAAAAAAGAGGTATAATGAAAACCTGATTTTTTGGAGATATGACATTGAAAATTATTTTAACTCTTTATCTACAAAGGCTTTCGATGATCAACGGAGAAAAAAGTTGGAAAAGATTACTTCATCAGAATTAACAGGATTAGTTAATGAAATGGCAAAAAAGGGTTTGTGTGGATATCAAGAACTCTTGATAGATTATTATCTTCAGGATATTTCCTGTTTTTTAGACCTTTAAAGACCTTTTTAGGTCTTTTTTCTCTATAATTTAGAGGATTTTGTTAATCTTTGTCGAAAGTAAAGTTATCCCAAATTTTTAGTAAAGTAACCAGATGGTAAAAGGTTTTGGAGGGATATTTATGGAAAGACCGAAATTGACTATTGTTTTAATAATATTATTGATATTGACCTTGATAGGGATTGTTATAGGTAATCAAAAATGGGTAGCCAGCAGCAGGGTAAAGGCAGGGGAGTATCCTTTAGACCCACCCAGAACTGAAAGGGACAATAAAGATATAGCAGAAGAAAATGAAGATGAAGAAATAGAAGATGATGAAACCGTTGATGAAGAGGAGCAACCTAAATCTATTGCCGAAAGGGAAGGGATAGTTCCTTTAGATAAAGTGATGTATTCCACTGTATCTTTGATAGTCAGGGCTGATGCCACAACGGACAGTGAAAGAATAGGTAGTTACAGTCCCGGCCAACAGGTAATGGTAACTGGGAAAGTAAACAATGGTTGGTACAGAGTAGATTATATGGGTCGAGAAGCTTATGTTTATGGAGTCTATTTGTCAGATAATCCCTCTAGATAAAAATCTTCCTAAAAAAAGGAAGATTTTTTTTATTTTTTTTCTTGCAATAGAACATATGTTCGGTTAAAATATAAATTAATATAGGGAGGAGGGTTAAATAGATGGAAAAAAACGATTTAAAAGAATTAATTAAAGATATCTCTGCGATTATACCCCTTTACTTAGAGGGAATAGGCAATGCCAGTAAAATCTGTTTAAAGAATAAGGAAGAGAGGCTAGATAAACGGGATAGTAAAAAAATAGTAGCTGAATTAGCGGCACTGATGGCAGTGGATTTGATGGGATTGAAGAAATTTGTCAAACTAAACCTACAAATTAGAAACAACATCCCCTTACCGTTAAACCCAGAACTTTTACTTGTTCCTATTAGGGTGAGGAAGCCATTGATTTCAAGGGATAGTGCAACTGGCTATTT
This window of the Anaerobranca californiensis DSM 14826 genome carries:
- a CDS encoding TIGR02680 family protein: MADRWLLNKLGLVNFWYYDEEEFELEDGKLLLRGANGSGKSVTMQSFIPLLLDGNKRPERIDPFGTSARRIENYLLMKEGENERTAYLYIEFKKGDRYLTFGMGLKGVKGKPVDSWYFIITDGRRVKKDFFLYLDKGYEKIPLTKRELKNRLGEGNFYTESQKEYKGKVNEFLYGFSDLDDFDELMDLLINIRSPKLSKDFKPTTIYGILENSLRQLTEDDLRPMSEALENMDNIGERINRLEESLKALKGLATPYENYNIYIVYEKAKGYLEKYREIQRLNKQINDLTEEVVKGQKEGQRLTEQLAELKNELALAEEKLKEFARSDIKDVRDELEKITIELEEGYRNKKGKNEELERKKGLLREKELDKDKYNSRLREIVEQIAVLLSELDDYGKESSYEGHWLYKEDLNLKMLAEGAKEHRKKIKRGKGVLEKYEGKKRDMEKLLQKGDRVKREIDSAENKLRESEEYLTQVKEEYVENVVNWSKNNMFMVLEDSIFQQISKDVFSLENREGLSSLNNRVVDLYHRLKGNRTGQIEVCNVTIKGYEEKIEELMVKIQQLEAGKEIEFPKDQEVIKNRERLKEMGIPFLPFYKGVDFKGEICEEIKTKVEAALLDMGILDGLIIPEKYKNLIFEADGGCDKYLFPEPSFLSHNISQYLKVDSTELNGEITFEDVEMVLQSIQLENNGITYVDEKGNYGIGVIRGKGKKEYSLKYIGESARKNHRLKEIALLKEKIEEYQRLIDGEKEKIALLTGEIEKIEKELKIYPSSGDILKGMEIVDEERDNLNKLQRELKGILEEKEELAKELEELKKEVFTITEGLTIEKTVQSYLMAEQGIEDYIFTLNDLQTLLNSKKDTEELLTTTEERVRELEDDLDRILGELDRLYKFIKDKELRKQACEQRLAELGYEELKREIDFCYQIKEKNPREIERCNIDKARLEERLNNFQKRISEITEQLEKEEKFLAVYRDILEKEVQLGYVFTQDKAKDLYELSLKIEKDYSYIAKKSKGEYEDNLYQSFLRNNGILRDYFPKFTTINLSTIGDGSETLDDKYQQLYNESSRKDYRFRVEGKEVDLFLLTERISKELEENQLLLTDKEKEFFQNILIKTVSKKVSAKIHHSRNWIKRMNIIMGSMNTSSTLKLSLKWVAKKADNELQLDTNRLIEILEKEVIEAKDIEHLSQHFSSRVREILRQSEDGERKNYYTVIKEILDYRKWYEFKLYSSKEGEREKELTNNAFYQLSGGEKAMAMYVPLFTAVYSRYDKAKKDCPRIVALDEAFAGVDEENIRDMFRVLKEMDLDYLLNSQVLWGTYDTVENLAIAQIERPDNSEYVCVSRYLWKGKEIKYLG
- a CDS encoding SH3 domain-containing protein, translating into MERPKLTIVLIILLILTLIGIVIGNQKWVASSRVKAGEYPLDPPRTERDNKDIAEENEDEEIEDDETVDEEEQPKSIAEREGIVPLDKVMYSTVSLIVRADATTDSERIGSYSPGQQVMVTGKVNNGWYRVDYMGREAYVYGVYLSDNPSR
- a CDS encoding TIGR02679 domain-containing protein; the protein is MEDKLESLEWEMALFLKNNQKRYGRFMEKIKEKYQSLGVIGGTIIIKNINDEERNLLCKIDSKYLEGKDCKITVKKFFGIFNNTKFAQCDFEDVLKLYFDNNLQTSKERQRIKEENKEKFFQGILDEFSNTPGGNWLKNVLSQKEYGYQRIIREYEEDKGNLKTVLQRVIVGLNTLYNFDKKERLAIFSSKITKDPHFFDDGTLAGQLLLYGLAYFSKISFPENSEEKIELLYSYGLFKDEVSNYTLCGNIEAFTSDGKHLGIEGFVVKGEPIQLNLWNLAALKKITCRKDVIFVFENPSVFSEVLLKTKNLKPSLLCTAGVVKLASLAFLDKVVEHGGKIYYSGDFDPEGLLIGDKLKKRYNENLIFWRYDIENYFNSLSTKAFDDQRRKKLEKITSSELTGLVNEMAKKGLCGYQELLIDYYLQDISCFLDL